The sequence ATTTTAGTGGCCACGTCGGGCACAGGCTATTACCAGGAACTAGGAAAACCGATTCAACTCCTTCGGGAAGGAGAAGCCGTGAACATTGCTCCTGATCTTGTGCATTGGCATGGGGCCACCCCTGATGGGCGATTTACCCATCTGGCGATTAACCCGAATGTGAGCAAAGGTGGAGCTGTCGTTTGGCTCCATGCCGTAACGGATGAAGAATATTATTCCTATCAATCATAAGGGAAAGTCGCCCGTTTTGCGTGACGTTTCTGTAGGCAATGAATACTGTTTTTCGTAGAACTCTACTTTTAGAAAATCAGTCAGCTTTATCCTGCCACTAATTCTCAAACTACTGATTAGGGGAGTGGAAGGGCTCTGTTAATTTCCGCCATAATCACTTGTGCGGTCGCGCCAGACCGAGTGCGGATGCACTGTGCCGGGAATATCCCGACTGGGTTGCCCCGAATACTCGATCCAGACACGAGGGCCGTCAATACGCACGTAATCGCTTTGCTGATTCATGGTACCGCTGCCTGAATAAGCAATGTAGGTATCGACTAGTCCGTCGGTATAGGTAGCCAGCACCGCAGCAGCTGTGATTGGGTCCAGATCATTGACATACAATTTGATTGCATTAAGTACTAGTTTCTGCTTAGCCGCGCTCAATTCGCCCACTTTTAACCCCTGTTTGGTAGCAGGGAACTGCCCATCCGCACCGGGGCCAAGCAATACGTCCCGGAATGTGGCCGACAATCTGGCCGTAGCCTGCTCATTGCTATTCAGGCTTCCCAGCATATCGGCAAATGCCTGCCGCTCCTGCTCTATAGGCTGGTAGGTGTGGCTATTTATTGTAACGGAAGCGATCGGTTCTACACCCCTGAAGGAGGGCGTTACGCCAATCGCTTTGCCGCCATTGTAAGTGTTCGCAAAGGCGTAGTGATGACCGCCAAATTGTAATTCCCACAGGCCGGACAGGCTGGGCGTACCCAGAAAAGCCAGAAAATAATTGCCAGAAGAGAATGTGCCGGTTTTGCCAGTGGTAGTGCCCAGATAGTCGTCAGCCGCTAAATTGCCTTCCAGTTCATCGAAGCCCTCGTTGGGAACGTTTTGAGCCATTGCGGCTGCCATCAGGTTTTTTGCCGCTTTAAGTTGGGTGGCATTGAGTGATCCCAGGCTAATGCCAACCCGTCGGGGCCGAGCCGCAAATTCAGGAAAGTTTGACCATTTCATGGCGTCCGTTTTCGAGTAACTTCGTTGAACTGTAGCGATCTGGCTGGCCGAGAGAGTCGCCTTAAAGGCTTCGGCGAGGCAAACTACCCGCTCCATCCCCTTCGCCGATGAACAGTCAATAAGCAGATGCGCTGGTGAGGTAGTAGTCTCTGCCTGCACGATCAAAGCAGTCTGGTATTGATCTTGGAGGATAAATAGGATAGGAAATAGCCCCAATCCAATATTATATAAAAGCGAATGATGTTTCACGGATACAGCCTTGATTTTTGACGATAGCGATAATTTTTTACGCGCCTGATTCTTTTGTCGCTCCGGTTGAGGAAAGTTCTCAACTTTTCTCCTCTGAAATTAGATCGATCCCAATGCCCATTTTGCGTTGCCGAATCAGACTTTTCCCCACCTTTACTGACTATGAGAACAACGACAATCGTTGCAAGAGGGGTACGCATGTTTTGATATAGCATGGTAAAACTACTTATCAATACGTGCTTGTCAATTTTGTTGTTGCTCTGTAATCGGATACATAGCCAACAAAATCGGAGACTTTTCAAACCTCTTTACTTCGCCTGTCTGACAGGTTACTATTTTTACATCAACCCCTCAGCCTGAGCGGATAGTATATGCTTAAACCGGACTACACGGCTGTCACTGAGCAGGAAATAACCGGTTGAGCATGCTGCGTTCATCACGCATGGGCAAATCCAGTCATACTTAACGAGCCATCTGTACTTATCAATTTGACTTGCTGTTAACAAAAATGCCCTTATCGATTTGTAGGCGGTCTTTGGTCTTAACACGGTGTATTACCTACTTCTGGCTTCCGAAGCACAGAGACTATATGGTGCTAAAGGGTAATAACCGATGCGAATGATGATCGCCTTCTTTAAATTTCACCGCCATGAACACAGACTATGTTACGTTTCTTGAGCGATTCTGGATGGGGGCTGGTTCACAAGGCCAGACCCAAATAGTACGTGATTGGTTACAGACACCGGAGGGCGAGACTTTTTGGAATGCCCTGATCGATGAACAAGATGGTCCATTAACGCCAAAGCTACCTGATGAAAATGAACGAATCCATCTACTCCGTTCGCAACAGTTTACGAGTAGTTCAGTCATATATCGAGGTAGTCTCAACACCGTAAAGAAAGAGCAAATTGATTATCAGTTTGAGGATCTGCTGATGGATGAAACGTTTGTTCGCTGGGCCAAACAAACAGGCTCATCGGTAGACTGTGAGTACTGGTCAATATTCACCCAGAAATACCCTCATAAACAGGTTATTGTAGCCCTGGCAAAACAGTTTATAACATTCCTGTCACGCAACCAACTACCTGAACTTCCGGAATGTAAAATTGACTATGAACTTCAACGACTGTTTTGCCGAATTAACAACAGACGTTAACGAGCCAATTACTGCATTCACCACAATCTGATACTGCCGGAGTAGGAATTACATAGTTTCTGTATGATTAATGTCAAAGACGCTCATAGAAGGGCTGTATTCCAACGCTTTATAACGAGTCTGAGATCTAGTACAGAACGCCCGTCTTTTACTACTTTCTGGCTGAATTGGTTGGCCTGATCAGGCTTTCCTATTTTTGCGGTATGAAACAAGTATTCCTTCTGATCCTGATTTTATCGGGATTCGATGCCACATCCCAGGTGCTGCGAAAACGAACGGCCAAATTAATGGGCAGTCGCTTCGATATCACCATTGTCGCTAATGACTCCCTGGCTGCCGAACGTAATATCGATACGGTAATTGCTGAAGTGACGAGGATCGAGAATTTAATTTCTGACTGGAAAGCTGATTCACAAATTTCGCTGGTCAATAGAAACGCCGGAATTAGTCCGGTTAAGGTCGATCCGGAAGTGTTTGCCCTGACGGAGCGAGCACTCCATTTCTCCAAAATCACAAACGGGGCCTTTGATATCAGTTTTGCCGCGATGGACCGGATCTGGAAATTCGACGGCTCTATGACGGAGATGCCCAGTCCAGAGGCTATTAAAAAATCGGTTGAGAAAGTAGGGTACCAGAATATCGAGCTGGATCGTGAACACTCCACGATTTTTCTCAAACGCAAAGGAATGAAGATTGGCTTCGGTGCCCTGGGCGAAGGGTATGCTGCTGACCGGTGCCGCGATATGATGCTGTCTAAAGGGATTAAAGCCGGAATTGTTAACGGTTCGGGCGATATGAGCACCTGGGGTAAACAACCCGATGGAAGCGACTGGGCAATCGGAATCACCAATCCGCTGCGGAAAGACACGGTTTTCGCTGTTGTGCCATTACGGCAGGGCGCCGTAGTGACCTCAGGAAATTATGAGAAATTCGTGGTGTTCAACGGCAAGCGATACGCGCACATCATCAACCCCAGCACAGGCTATCCGGCTACCGGTGTGAGTAGCGTGACAGTCTTCGGCCCCAGCGCCGAAACCGCCAATGGCTTTAGTACCTCGCTGATGGTGCTGGGCAAAGAAGCCGGGCTGAAACTCATCAGTAAATTCCCGCAATACAGCTATATCCTGATCACTGATGAGGGGCAGATTTTTTCCTCCCGCAACCTGGATCT comes from Spirosoma aureum and encodes:
- a CDS encoding cupin domain-containing protein; translation: MSQTEKHQKAIPEGATQASSDYFTGIAWIKALVPPNDQTDCTVSDVTFEPGARNNWHTHPNGQILVATSGTGYYQELGKPIQLLREGEAVNIAPDLVHWHGATPDGRFTHLAINPNVSKGGAVVWLHAVTDEEYYSYQS
- a CDS encoding DUF3500 domain-containing protein yields the protein MQAETTTSPAHLLIDCSSAKGMERVVCLAEAFKATLSASQIATVQRSYSKTDAMKWSNFPEFAARPRRVGISLGSLNATQLKAAKNLMAAAMAQNVPNEGFDELEGNLAADDYLGTTTGKTGTFSSGNYFLAFLGTPSLSGLWELQFGGHHYAFANTYNGGKAIGVTPSFRGVEPIASVTINSHTYQPIEQERQAFADMLGSLNSNEQATARLSATFRDVLLGPGADGQFPATKQGLKVGELSAAKQKLVLNAIKLYVNDLDPITAAAVLATYTDGLVDTYIAYSGSGTMNQQSDYVRIDGPRVWIEYSGQPSRDIPGTVHPHSVWRDRTSDYGGN
- a CDS encoding FAD:protein FMN transferase, giving the protein MKQVFLLILILSGFDATSQVLRKRTAKLMGSRFDITIVANDSLAAERNIDTVIAEVTRIENLISDWKADSQISLVNRNAGISPVKVDPEVFALTERALHFSKITNGAFDISFAAMDRIWKFDGSMTEMPSPEAIKKSVEKVGYQNIELDREHSTIFLKRKGMKIGFGALGEGYAADRCRDMMLSKGIKAGIVNGSGDMSTWGKQPDGSDWAIGITNPLRKDTVFAVVPLRQGAVVTSGNYEKFVVFNGKRYAHIINPSTGYPATGVSSVTVFGPSAETANGFSTSLMVLGKEAGLKLISKFPQYSYILITDEGQIFSSRNLDLKKYSL